The Macrobrachium rosenbergii isolate ZJJX-2024 chromosome 46, ASM4041242v1, whole genome shotgun sequence genome has a window encoding:
- the LOC136830209 gene encoding DGAT1/2-independent enzyme synthesizing storage lipids isoform X3 — translation MNCQDADSLCALLVNITTATSNFIGTQLDLLYLGWVWSLVYPAILVFVILPMVILVLLYVSAFLLYIIKRRKRVIDALQETLEQRDPWAGGRYLISLLWDAHGYIWHGFEVNGLENIPERGPCLLIYYHGAIPLDVYYLVARTILTKGRLIRCVGDRFLEKVPGWKVILEAFHITPGTVSSCTQILAEGHILSISPGGVREAQFSDHNYQLLWGQRTGFAKVAIAANSPVVTMFTENVREAFRTVSWPQRFWSMLYEKFRFPLAPIYGGFPVKDP, via the exons ATGAATTGTCAGGATGCTGACAGTTTATGTGCATTACTAGTAAATATAACGACAGCAACAAGCAATTTTATAG GTACTCAGCTGGATTTACTCTACCTGGGATGGGTGTGGTCGTTAGTTTATCCCGCTATTTTAGTGTTTGTGATTCTACCCATGGTCATCCTTGTGCTCCTTTATGTTAGTGCTTTTCTTCTCTACATCATTAAAAGAAG AAAAAGAGTCATTGATGCGTTACAGGAAACTCTGGAACAAAGAGACCCTTGGGCTGGAGGTCGTTATCTCATATCACTTCTGTGGGATGCCCATGGGTATATTTGGCATG GTTTTGAAGTGAACGGTCTTGAGAACATTCCAGAGAGAGGACCATGCCTACTCATTTACTACCATGGGGCCATCCCCCTAGATGTATATTATTTGGTTGCCCGGACTATTCTTACCAAAGGGAGGCTCATTCGATGCGTTGGGGATCGATTTCTTGAAAAAGTTCCAG GCTGGAAAGTAATCCTGGAGGCTTTTCACATCACACCTGGAACAGTAAGTTCCTGCACTCAGATCCTTGCAGAAGGTCACATACTCTCCATTTCACCAGGTGGTGTTAGAGAAGCTCAGTTTTCTGACCACAATTACCAGCTGCTATGGGGCCAAAGAACAGGGTTTGCCAAGGTGGCCATTGCAGCAAattct CCTGTAGTAACTATGTTTACTGAGAATGTGCGTGAAGCTTTCAGGACGGTTTCTTGGCCACAACGGTTCTGGTCAATGCTTTATGAGAAATTTAGATTTCCATTGGCTCCGATTTATGGGGGATTTCCAGTCAAG